In Phenylobacterium zucineum HLK1, one DNA window encodes the following:
- a CDS encoding TraB/GumN family protein, producing the protein MRRLVLALLACAGLAGPAAARPPVWVVKDADSEMVLFGSVHVLPPGLDWNPPALSRALARADDLWFELPAGPGADQESARLAGEKGVLPPDRSLFRILPPDDVARLVGVAEAYGVDKTVLDRLEPWLAELALAGAAYRRAGAGVANGVEAAVEAAAPPAAERRAFETPAQQLAVFDEAPLEAQIASLRVTMTEMEDDPAAFETLVRAWADGDLGVLERKALRPLRQASPLLFRRLVDERNARWAAMLDARLKGAGRTVVVVGMGHLIGEGGLPGRLRALGYSVEGP; encoded by the coding sequence ATGAGACGCCTCGTCCTCGCCCTGCTCGCCTGCGCCGGCCTTGCCGGCCCCGCCGCAGCGCGGCCGCCGGTGTGGGTGGTGAAGGACGCCGACTCCGAAATGGTGCTGTTCGGCTCGGTGCATGTCCTGCCGCCGGGCCTGGACTGGAACCCGCCGGCCCTCTCGCGCGCCCTCGCCCGCGCCGACGACCTCTGGTTCGAGCTGCCCGCGGGCCCCGGAGCCGACCAGGAGAGCGCCCGCCTGGCGGGGGAGAAGGGGGTGCTGCCCCCCGACCGGTCGCTGTTCCGCATCCTGCCGCCCGACGACGTCGCGCGGCTGGTCGGAGTGGCCGAGGCCTATGGCGTGGACAAGACCGTGCTGGACCGGCTGGAGCCCTGGCTGGCCGAGCTCGCCCTGGCGGGCGCCGCCTACCGCCGGGCCGGCGCGGGGGTCGCCAACGGCGTGGAGGCCGCGGTCGAGGCCGCCGCCCCGCCCGCCGCCGAGCGGCGCGCCTTCGAGACCCCGGCCCAGCAGCTCGCCGTGTTCGACGAGGCGCCGCTCGAGGCGCAGATCGCCTCCCTGCGCGTCACGATGACCGAGATGGAGGACGATCCGGCGGCCTTCGAGACCCTCGTCCGCGCCTGGGCCGACGGGGACCTCGGCGTCCTCGAGCGCAAGGCCCTGCGGCCGCTGCGGCAGGCCTCGCCGCTGCTGTTCCGGCGGCTGGTCGACGAGCGCAACGCGCGCTGGGCGGCGATGCTGGACGCCCGGCTCAAGGGCGCGGGCCGGACCGTGGTGGTGGTCGGCATGGGCCACCTGATCGGCGAGGGCGGCCTGCCCGGGCGGCTCCGGGCGCTTGGCTATTCGGTCGAGGGGCCTTAA
- a CDS encoding enoyl-CoA hydratase, which produces MSFETILVESPSAGVTLIRLNRPEALNALNTQLLGELSQALDAAEADETVRCVVLTGSEKAFAAGADIKEMSDKTYAQMFSMDFFTPAARRLEQFRKPVIAAVAGYALGGGCELAMLCDFIIAAETAKFGQPEINLGVMPGIGGTQRLTRFVGKSKAMDMMLTARMMDAAEAERAGLVSRVVAADKLLDEALAAAAKIASQSPLAVMMNKELVNTAYETTLSTGVAVERRLFHSLFAFEDQKEGMAAFVEKRKPDFKGR; this is translated from the coding sequence ATGAGCTTTGAGACCATCCTCGTCGAGAGCCCCAGCGCGGGCGTCACCCTGATCCGCCTGAACCGCCCCGAGGCGCTGAACGCCCTGAACACCCAATTGCTGGGCGAGCTCTCGCAGGCGCTCGACGCCGCCGAGGCGGACGAGACCGTCCGCTGCGTGGTGCTGACCGGCTCGGAGAAGGCCTTCGCCGCCGGCGCCGACATCAAGGAGATGTCGGACAAGACCTACGCCCAGATGTTCTCGATGGACTTCTTCACGCCTGCCGCCCGGCGGCTGGAGCAGTTCCGCAAGCCGGTGATCGCCGCGGTCGCCGGCTACGCCCTGGGCGGCGGCTGCGAGCTCGCCATGCTCTGCGACTTCATCATCGCCGCCGAGACGGCGAAGTTCGGCCAGCCCGAGATCAACCTCGGCGTCATGCCCGGCATCGGCGGCACCCAGAGGCTGACGCGTTTCGTCGGCAAGTCCAAGGCCATGGACATGATGCTGACCGCCCGGATGATGGACGCGGCCGAGGCCGAGCGCGCGGGCCTGGTCTCGCGCGTGGTGGCCGCCGACAAGCTGCTGGACGAAGCCCTGGCGGCGGCGGCCAAGATCGCCTCCCAGTCGCCGCTGGCGGTGATGATGAACAAGGAGCTGGTGAACACCGCCTACGAGACCACGCTCTCCACCGGCGTGGCCGTGGAGCGGCGCCTGTTCCACTCGCTCTTCGCCTTCGAGGACCAGAAGGAGGGCATGGCCGCCTTCGTCGAGAAGCGGAAGCCCGACTTCAAGGGCCGCTGA
- the rpsT gene encoding 30S ribosomal protein S20: MANTPGAKKAVRKIARRTEVNTARRSRVRTFLRKFEEALASGDAGAAKAAFVQAQSELMRAVSKGVVHKNTGARKVSRLAARLKKLSAA, translated from the coding sequence ATGGCCAATACGCCCGGCGCCAAGAAGGCGGTCCGCAAGATCGCCCGCCGCACCGAAGTGAACACCGCCCGCCGCTCGCGCGTGCGCACCTTCCTCCGGAAGTTCGAGGAAGCCCTGGCTTCGGGCGACGCCGGCGCCGCGAAGGCGGCGTTCGTGCAGGCCCAGTCCGAGCTGATGCGCGCCGTCAGCAAGGGCGTGGTGCACAAGAACACCGGCGCCCGGAAGGTCTCGCGCCTGGCCGCCCGGCTGAAGAAGCTGTCGGCCGCCTGA
- the dnaA gene encoding chromosomal replication initiator protein DnaA translates to MGLRGMTSRGAAGAMAGAPAGAVWTKTCQVLKRELGEATFGSWLGQAALRESGDEVCLVAATGVARDWIRRHAWRRIGELWAQNDPLGRRLDLKSRMEVESVGAVAPAPAAPPRAANAEPAAEVFEVEAVAPVAARQGRLQGLQERFSFDTFVSGPANEFAFAVARRVATWADGHFNPVLFHGPYGFGKTHLLNALAWEAMRTAPDKRVVYLTAERFTTTFVKALQDRQTQAFKDDLRNADLLLIDDVHFVAGKTQTQEELFHTLIALVEDGRRVVLTADRSPTELSEMEPRLRSHLQAGLVCGIEPADRSLRLGILERKLLTLATQGRFHPSARPEVLQFLADRFTDSVRELEGALNTLVARVGGDIARLTLDEAQAILRPHLSCTERKVTVDMIQKTVAEHYALKQADLISERRARAVARPRQVAMWLAKQITTRSLPDIGRRFGGRDHTTVLHAVRRIEALKAEDAAIARDIDVLLRKLRG, encoded by the coding sequence ATGGGGTTGCGAGGGATGACGAGCAGGGGGGCTGCGGGAGCTATGGCAGGTGCGCCGGCGGGGGCCGTGTGGACGAAGACCTGCCAGGTCCTCAAGCGGGAACTTGGCGAGGCGACCTTCGGGTCCTGGCTGGGCCAGGCCGCGCTGCGCGAGTCCGGGGACGAGGTGTGCCTGGTGGCCGCCACCGGCGTCGCGCGCGACTGGATCCGCCGCCATGCATGGCGCCGTATCGGCGAGCTGTGGGCGCAGAATGACCCGCTGGGCCGGCGCCTGGACCTGAAGTCGCGGATGGAGGTGGAATCCGTTGGCGCCGTCGCCCCCGCGCCCGCCGCCCCGCCCCGGGCCGCCAACGCCGAGCCCGCCGCCGAGGTGTTCGAGGTCGAGGCCGTGGCGCCCGTCGCGGCCCGCCAGGGCCGCCTGCAGGGCCTGCAGGAGCGGTTCTCGTTCGACACCTTCGTGTCGGGCCCCGCCAACGAATTCGCCTTCGCCGTGGCCCGCCGCGTGGCCACCTGGGCCGACGGGCACTTCAACCCGGTGCTGTTCCACGGGCCCTACGGCTTCGGGAAGACCCACCTGCTGAACGCCCTGGCCTGGGAAGCCATGCGCACGGCCCCGGACAAGCGGGTGGTCTACCTGACCGCCGAGCGGTTCACGACGACCTTCGTGAAGGCGCTGCAGGACCGCCAGACGCAGGCGTTCAAGGACGACCTGCGCAACGCCGACCTGCTGCTGATCGACGACGTCCACTTCGTCGCCGGAAAGACCCAGACCCAGGAGGAGCTGTTCCACACGCTCATCGCCCTGGTCGAGGACGGCCGCCGGGTGGTGCTGACCGCCGACCGCTCGCCCACCGAGCTGTCCGAGATGGAGCCGCGGCTGCGCTCGCACCTGCAGGCGGGCCTCGTCTGCGGCATCGAGCCGGCCGACCGGAGCCTTCGCCTGGGCATCCTGGAGCGCAAGCTGCTGACCCTGGCGACCCAGGGCCGCTTCCACCCCTCGGCGCGGCCCGAGGTGCTGCAGTTCCTGGCCGACCGCTTCACCGACAGCGTGCGCGAGCTGGAGGGGGCCCTGAACACCCTGGTGGCCCGCGTGGGCGGCGACATCGCCCGCCTGACGCTGGACGAGGCCCAGGCGATCCTTCGGCCCCACCTGTCCTGCACCGAGCGCAAGGTGACCGTGGACATGATCCAGAAGACCGTCGCCGAGCACTACGCGCTGAAGCAGGCCGACCTGATCTCCGAGCGCCGCGCCCGCGCGGTCGCCCGGCCGCGCCAGGTCGCCATGTGGCTGGCCAAGCAGATCACCACGCGGTCCCTGCCCGACATCGGCCGCCGCTTCGGGGGGCGCGACCACACCACCGTGCTGCACGCGGTGCGCCGCATCGAGGCCCTGAAGGCCGAGGACGCCGCCATCGCCCGCGACATCGACGTGCTGCTGCGAAAGCTGCGCGGCTGA
- the pnp gene encoding polyribonucleotide nucleotidyltransferase — MFDIKRKTIEWGGKTLTLETGRMARQADGAVLATYGETMVLATAVFAKSPKPGQDFFPLTVNYQEKFYAAGKIPGSFPRREGAPSQKETLTSRLIDRPIRPLFVKGFKNEVQVICTVLAHDLENDPDIVAMVAASAALVLSGVPFMGPIAAARVGYVNGEYVLNPTLDEMKESAMDLVVAGTAEAVMMVESEIKELTEEQVLGGVTFAHKGMQPVIDAIIELAEHSAKEPFDFQPDDTDEIAAKVKDLIGGDLRAAYQITGKSERHAAIGAAKEKAMTAFAKSEANPEGYDANKLGGVFKEIEADIVRRSILETGKRIDGRTVDQVRPILGEVGVLPRAHGSALFTRGETQALCVTTLGTGDDEQLIDALEGKYFEKFMLHYNFPPFSVGETGRMGSPGRREVGHGKLAWRALRPMLPSYEEFPYTIRIVSEIFESNGSSSMATVCGSSLALMDAGVPLKKPVSGIAMGLILEKDGFAVLSDILGDEDHLGDMDFKVAGTADGITSLQMDIKIAGITEEIMKKALEQAKGGRDHILAEMNKAMTAPRAELGEFAPKIETIKIPVDKIREVIGSGGKVIREIVEKTGAKIDIGEDGTIKIAAAEQTKIDAAKEWIKSIASEPEVGQIYTGKVVKIVDFGAFVNFFGAKDGLVHVSQISNERVAKVSDVLTEGQQVKVKLLGFDDRGKTRLSMKVVDQETGEDLSKSNEKAEEPADA, encoded by the coding sequence ATGTTCGATATCAAGCGCAAGACGATCGAGTGGGGAGGCAAGACCCTCACGCTCGAAACCGGCCGCATGGCCCGCCAGGCCGACGGCGCGGTGCTCGCCACCTACGGCGAGACCATGGTGCTGGCGACCGCGGTGTTCGCCAAGTCTCCCAAGCCCGGCCAGGACTTCTTCCCCCTGACGGTGAACTACCAGGAGAAGTTTTACGCCGCCGGCAAGATCCCCGGCAGCTTCCCCCGCCGCGAAGGCGCGCCCTCCCAGAAGGAGACGCTGACCTCGCGCCTGATCGACCGTCCGATCCGCCCGCTGTTCGTGAAGGGCTTCAAGAACGAAGTGCAGGTGATCTGCACCGTCCTGGCCCATGACCTCGAGAACGACCCCGATATCGTGGCCATGGTCGCCGCCTCGGCCGCCCTGGTGCTGTCGGGCGTGCCCTTCATGGGCCCGATCGCCGCCGCGCGCGTCGGCTACGTGAACGGCGAGTACGTGCTGAACCCCACTCTCGACGAGATGAAGGAAAGCGCGATGGACCTCGTCGTGGCCGGCACCGCCGAAGCCGTGATGATGGTCGAATCCGAGATCAAGGAGCTGACGGAAGAGCAGGTCCTGGGCGGCGTCACCTTCGCCCACAAGGGCATGCAGCCGGTGATCGACGCGATCATCGAGCTGGCCGAGCACTCGGCCAAGGAGCCGTTCGACTTCCAGCCGGACGACACCGACGAGATCGCCGCCAAGGTGAAGGACCTGATCGGCGGCGACCTGCGCGCCGCTTACCAGATCACCGGCAAGTCCGAGCGCCACGCCGCCATCGGCGCGGCCAAGGAGAAGGCCATGACGGCCTTCGCCAAGTCCGAGGCGAACCCCGAAGGCTACGACGCCAACAAGCTGGGCGGCGTCTTCAAGGAGATCGAGGCCGACATCGTCCGGCGCTCGATCCTGGAGACCGGCAAGCGCATCGACGGCCGCACCGTCGACCAGGTCCGTCCGATCCTCGGCGAAGTGGGCGTGCTGCCCCGGGCCCACGGCTCGGCGCTGTTCACCCGCGGCGAGACCCAGGCGCTCTGCGTGACCACCCTGGGCACCGGCGACGACGAGCAGCTGATCGACGCCCTCGAAGGCAAGTACTTCGAGAAGTTCATGCTGCACTACAACTTCCCGCCGTTCTCGGTGGGCGAGACGGGCCGCATGGGCTCGCCCGGCCGGCGTGAAGTCGGTCACGGCAAGCTGGCCTGGCGGGCGCTCCGCCCGATGCTGCCGTCCTACGAGGAGTTCCCGTACACGATCCGCATCGTGTCCGAGATCTTCGAGTCCAACGGCTCCTCGTCGATGGCCACGGTCTGCGGTTCCTCGCTGGCCCTGATGGACGCCGGCGTGCCGCTGAAGAAGCCGGTGTCGGGCATCGCCATGGGCCTGATCCTCGAGAAAGACGGCTTCGCGGTCCTCTCGGACATCCTGGGCGACGAGGACCACCTCGGCGACATGGACTTCAAGGTGGCGGGCACCGCCGACGGCATCACGTCCCTGCAGATGGACATCAAGATCGCCGGCATCACCGAGGAGATCATGAAGAAGGCCCTCGAGCAGGCGAAGGGCGGCCGTGATCACATCCTGGCCGAGATGAACAAGGCCATGACGGCGCCCCGCGCCGAGCTGGGCGAGTTCGCGCCGAAGATCGAGACCATCAAGATCCCGGTCGACAAGATCCGGGAAGTGATCGGCTCGGGCGGCAAGGTGATCCGCGAGATCGTCGAGAAGACCGGCGCCAAGATCGACATCGGCGAGGATGGCACGATCAAGATCGCGGCCGCCGAGCAGACCAAGATCGACGCGGCCAAGGAGTGGATCAAGTCGATCGCCTCCGAGCCCGAGGTCGGCCAGATCTACACCGGCAAGGTCGTGAAGATTGTCGACTTCGGCGCCTTCGTGAACTTCTTCGGCGCCAAGGACGGCCTGGTCCACGTCTCGCAGATCTCGAACGAGCGCGTGGCCAAGGTCTCGGACGTGCTGACCGAAGGCCAGCAGGTGAAGGTCAAGCTCCTGGGCTTCGACGACCGCGGCAAGACCCGCCTCTCCATGAAGGTCGTCGACCAGGAGACCGGCGAGGACCTGTCGAAGTCGAACGAGAAGGCCGAAGAGCCGGCGGACGCGTAA
- the rpsO gene encoding 30S ribosomal protein S15, giving the protein MSITAERKAELIKTHARGEADTGSAEVQVAILSERISNLTEHFKTHKKDNHSRRGLLKLVSQRRSLLDHLKKADQARYQDLIEKLGLRR; this is encoded by the coding sequence ATGTCGATCACGGCCGAACGCAAGGCTGAACTCATCAAGACCCATGCCCGCGGCGAAGCGGACACGGGCAGCGCCGAAGTCCAGGTGGCGATCCTTTCCGAACGGATTTCGAACCTCACCGAACACTTCAAGACGCACAAGAAGGACAATCACTCGCGCCGGGGCCTGCTGAAGCTGGTCTCCCAGCGCCGGTCGCTCCTCGACCACCTGAAGAAGGCCGACCAGGCCCGCTATCAGGACCTGATCGAGAAGCTCGGCCTGCGTCGCTAG
- the truB gene encoding tRNA pseudouridine(55) synthase TruB, translating into MARRKRGQAVSGWINLDKPYDLGSTQAVSRVRRIFDAQKAGHAGTLDPLATGVLPIALGEATKTVPFLMDADKAYRFTIAWGRTTATYDREGETLASSDVRPTLAQVEAVLPRFVGEIQQVPPAYSAIKVDGERAYDLARAGETVELEPRTVVIHAARIADAVDADHVTLEVECGKGTYVRAIVRDLAEALGACGHVSELRRTRVGSFTEANAVTLDILEDLGHKARQSEALLPVETALDDIPALAVTDEDAFRLKQGRSIVLVPRQVETVKAGLKPGSRTVSAMAGGSLVALCEMRAGRLEPSRVFNL; encoded by the coding sequence ATGGCGCGTCGCAAGCGCGGCCAGGCCGTCTCGGGCTGGATCAACCTCGACAAGCCCTACGACCTGGGCTCGACCCAGGCGGTGAGCCGCGTGCGGCGGATCTTCGACGCCCAGAAGGCGGGCCACGCCGGCACGCTGGACCCCCTGGCCACCGGCGTCCTGCCGATCGCCCTGGGCGAGGCGACCAAGACCGTCCCGTTCCTGATGGACGCCGACAAGGCCTACCGCTTCACCATCGCCTGGGGCCGGACCACCGCGACCTACGATCGGGAGGGCGAGACCCTGGCCTCGTCGGACGTGCGCCCGACGCTGGCCCAGGTGGAGGCGGTGCTGCCGCGGTTCGTGGGCGAGATCCAGCAGGTCCCGCCGGCCTATTCGGCGATCAAGGTGGACGGCGAGCGCGCCTACGACCTCGCCCGCGCGGGCGAGACGGTGGAGCTGGAGCCGCGGACGGTGGTCATCCACGCGGCCCGGATCGCCGACGCCGTGGACGCCGATCACGTCACCCTCGAGGTGGAATGCGGCAAGGGCACCTACGTGCGGGCGATCGTCCGCGACCTGGCCGAAGCGCTGGGCGCCTGCGGCCACGTGAGCGAGCTTCGCCGGACGCGGGTGGGCTCGTTTACCGAGGCGAACGCCGTCACGCTGGATATCCTTGAGGATTTAGGGCATAAGGCCCGCCAATCGGAGGCCCTGCTTCCGGTCGAGACCGCGCTGGACGACATCCCGGCGCTGGCCGTGACCGACGAAGACGCCTTCCGATTGAAGCAGGGACGGTCGATCGTTCTCGTTCCCCGACAGGTCGAAACCGTGAAGGCCGGGCTCAAGCCGGGCTCGCGCACCGTTTCGGCGATGGCGGGCGGATCGTTGGTCGCTCTCTGCGAGATGCGTGCGGGCCGGCTCGAACCTTCGCGCGTCTTCAACCTTTGA
- the rbfA gene encoding 30S ribosome-binding factor RbfA — protein sequence MKRPSSHGRRPPQGPSQRQLRAGELVRHALVEIFREEEINDPVLAGVSVTVTEVRVSPDLRHATVFVEPLGGEHADEVVQALNRHARFLRGHLGRAIELRFTPELKFLHDESFNEAARMAKLFDDPKVRQDLTPQPPSDSWKDED from the coding sequence ATGAAACGCCCCTCCTCACACGGCCGGCGCCCGCCGCAAGGCCCGTCCCAGCGCCAGCTCCGCGCGGGCGAGCTGGTGCGCCACGCCCTGGTCGAGATCTTCCGCGAGGAAGAGATCAACGATCCTGTCCTGGCCGGCGTCTCGGTCACGGTCACCGAGGTGCGGGTCAGCCCCGATCTGCGGCACGCGACGGTGTTCGTCGAGCCCCTGGGCGGCGAGCATGCGGACGAGGTCGTGCAGGCGCTGAACCGGCACGCTCGGTTCCTCCGGGGCCATCTCGGCCGCGCCATCGAGCTGCGCTTCACGCCCGAGCTGAAGTTCCTGCACGACGAGAGCTTCAACGAGGCCGCCCGCATGGCGAAACTGTTCGACGATCCCAAGGTGCGCCAGGACCTGACGCCGCAGCCGCCGTCGGACAGCTGGAAGGACGAGGACTGA
- a CDS encoding dienelactone hydrolase family protein, with protein sequence MAYAAALSDYDRFSFGDGRWVRDVYRRGSGPAVIVIHEMPGLHPDVIRFADRVAEAGMSVYCPVLFGAPGRPATHPAGALTMLGGLCVRFEFNAWRAGRSSPIVDWLRALARQAHADCGGRGVGAVGMCFTGGFALAMVTEPAVVAPVLSQPSLPLGRRNAAGIDAAPAGVACARRRHAEEGLKVLGLRFTGDPFVPDARFETYRRELGEAFEAIEIDPADARPGGLKHPHSVLTINLKEDGPTKAAEQRVIAFFRERTGAA encoded by the coding sequence ATGGCATACGCGGCCGCGCTGTCGGACTACGACCGGTTCAGCTTCGGGGACGGCCGCTGGGTGCGGGACGTCTACCGCCGCGGCTCGGGCCCGGCGGTGATCGTCATCCACGAGATGCCGGGCCTGCACCCTGACGTCATCCGTTTCGCAGACCGCGTGGCCGAGGCGGGGATGAGCGTCTACTGCCCGGTGCTGTTCGGCGCGCCGGGCCGGCCCGCGACCCATCCCGCGGGCGCGCTGACGATGCTGGGCGGCCTGTGCGTCCGCTTCGAGTTCAACGCCTGGCGGGCGGGGCGCTCCAGCCCGATCGTGGACTGGCTGCGGGCCCTGGCCCGGCAGGCCCATGCCGACTGCGGCGGCAGGGGCGTCGGCGCGGTGGGCATGTGCTTCACGGGCGGCTTCGCCCTGGCGATGGTGACGGAGCCCGCGGTCGTGGCCCCGGTGCTGTCCCAGCCCTCGCTGCCGCTCGGAAGGCGCAACGCCGCCGGGATCGATGCGGCCCCGGCCGGGGTCGCCTGCGCGCGCCGGCGGCACGCCGAGGAGGGCCTGAAGGTTCTGGGCCTGCGCTTCACGGGAGACCCTTTCGTGCCGGACGCGCGGTTCGAGACCTATCGGCGCGAGTTGGGCGAGGCCTTCGAGGCGATCGAGATCGATCCTGCCGACGCCCGGCCCGGCGGGCTGAAGCATCCGCACTCGGTGCTGACCATCAACCTGAAGGAGGACGGCCCGACCAAGGCGGCCGAACAGCGGGTGATTGCGTTCTTCCGGGAGCGCACGGGTGCGGCCTGA
- a CDS encoding DUF2939 domain-containing protein — protein sequence MRIVILSLIALALTACASVRKLDAANDVHALLIAIRDDDQAAFDAHVDRAALKQEIEARLVAEGRKDERLGGLAAILAPALADLAGETLVQPSVFRGVAEYYGYTRETKIPGPLAISQALKPLPDGRICATRKQDGPCLLIFTKGPDDRWRLSGFEGDIKELRLKG from the coding sequence ATGCGCATCGTCATTCTGAGCCTGATCGCCCTGGCGCTCACCGCCTGCGCCTCGGTGCGCAAGCTGGACGCGGCGAACGACGTCCACGCCCTGCTGATCGCCATCCGCGACGACGACCAGGCCGCCTTCGACGCCCACGTGGACCGCGCCGCCCTCAAGCAGGAGATCGAGGCCCGGCTGGTGGCGGAAGGGCGCAAGGACGAGCGCCTCGGCGGCCTGGCGGCCATCCTGGCCCCCGCCCTGGCCGACCTCGCCGGCGAGACGCTGGTGCAGCCCAGCGTCTTCCGGGGCGTCGCCGAGTACTACGGCTACACGCGCGAGACGAAGATCCCCGGCCCTCTGGCCATCTCCCAGGCCCTGAAGCCCCTGCCGGACGGGCGGATCTGCGCCACCCGCAAGCAGGACGGCCCCTGCCTGCTGATCTTCACCAAGGGCCCCGACGACCGCTGGCGGCTCTCGGGGTTCGAGGGCGACATCAAGGAGCTGCGCCTGAAGGGCTGA
- a CDS encoding GNAT family N-acetyltransferase, protein MAEPILTTERLVFRPFAADDFGLLARLHQDAQVGRYFGGVWSDAQVAETLARFVAEQAARGHSKWAVFTRDGAFAGRAGVSFWPPTGELELGYALLPAFWGGGLATEAARAVAAWTFANTAATHVIGFTDLANRGSQRVLEKIGMVRQPDADLGKGLSAVYRLERP, encoded by the coding sequence ATGGCTGAACCGATCCTGACCACCGAGCGCCTCGTCTTCCGCCCGTTCGCGGCGGACGACTTCGGCCTGCTCGCCCGCCTGCATCAGGACGCCCAGGTGGGCCGCTACTTCGGCGGCGTCTGGAGCGACGCGCAGGTGGCCGAGACGCTGGCGCGGTTCGTCGCCGAACAGGCGGCCCGGGGCCATTCGAAGTGGGCGGTCTTCACGCGGGACGGCGCCTTCGCCGGACGGGCCGGCGTGAGCTTCTGGCCCCCGACGGGCGAGCTGGAGCTGGGCTACGCGCTCCTGCCCGCGTTCTGGGGCGGGGGCCTGGCCACCGAGGCGGCGCGGGCGGTCGCCGCCTGGACGTTCGCCAACACCGCAGCCACCCATGTCATCGGCTTCACCGACCTCGCGAACCGGGGCTCCCAGCGGGTGCTGGAGAAGATCGGCATGGTCCGTCAGCCGGACGCCGACCTCGGCAAGGGCCTGAGCGCGGTCTACCGCCTGGAGCGCCCCTAG